Below is a genomic region from Dehalococcoidia bacterium.
ACGGCGGACGAGAGCACGGCGGCGGCGCCAATGTGCTTCTGGTAGCGCTTGGCGAGGTCAGGGAACTTGGCGACGGCCTTGTGGGCGAGTTCCAGGGCGGAGAGGGTGTGAGAGTCCGGGAGCTCGCCGTTGTGGTGCGGATGCCACTCGGCGTCGTGAACGTCCGCCTCCGGGGCGGGTTCGAGCTCAGTCAAAAGGGCACCTCCGGGATGTCCGCCCGATCTTAGCACGCGCCCCCGCCAATTCGGTTACCGTTAGGTTAAGTTGGCGCCGGCTCGCGGGGAGGCAGGCGCCTCAGGCGGCGGTCCAGCCGCGGTCGGCGGTAATGATGGCGCCGTTCACGTTCGAGGCCTCGTCCGAGGCGAGCCAGGAGAGCAGCGTCGCGATCTCGTCAGGCTGGGCCATGCCGCCGGCGAGGGCGTGATAGGGCGCGAGCCTCTCGAGCCCCCACTGGCTGCGGGGTGTGGCCGTGCGCCCGATATTCGTGGCCACGCCACCGGGGCAGATGGCGTTGCAGCGAATCCCCTCGCCGCGGTACACCCAGGCTATGGAGCGCGTGAGGCCGATGATCCCGTGCTTCGAGACCGTGTAGGCCACGCCCGCTGCGCCCCCGCCCAGACCGCCGACCGAGGCGATGTTCACGATCGCGCCTGACTTGCGCTCCATCATCGAGGGCAGCACCTTGCGGCAGAGCATCATCGGGCCGGTGACATTCACCGCCATCACCCGCTCCCAGGTCTCGTCATCCACCTCGTGCGCCGGCAAGAACCAGTCCATGATGCCGGCCACGTTCGCCAGCACGTCGACGCGGCCGTGCGCCGCGAGAGCGGCTTCGACGACGCGGTCGACGTCCGCCTGGTGGGTGATGTCGGCCGCGAGGGCCGTGACCTGGCGGCCGGCCTCTGCCGCAGCCTCAGCCGTCTCCTTGAGGCCGGCCTCGTCCACGTCGCAGGCGAAGACAATCGCGCCTTCGCCTGTCAGGCGCAGCACCGTCGCCCGCCCGATCCCGGAGCCGCCTCCCGTGACTATGGCGACTCGGCCGCTATGACGCTTTTCGTCCATCCGATCACCTCGCAGGGAATGCGCGCCGGCTATGACCAGCGCAGTTCGTAGAGACGGACCGGGTCCTCGAAGCCGCGCATTTCCGTCTCGCCCAGGTCCGAGAACAAGAAGCCCTTGCCCGCCGCCAGCTGGCGCACGACGTCCGTCACCACGATCTCGCCGCCCTTGGCCTTGCTGGCCGTGCGCGCGGCCAGGATCACGGCCGAGCCAAAGAGGTCGTCGTCTTCCGCGATCGGCTCGCCCGCGTTCACGCCGATGCGGACGTGCAGCGGCTCGGGCGTCCTCTGATTGCGGGCCGCGAATGTCTGCTGCATCTCGATCGCGCAGTCGAGCGCCCGGGAGGCGGAGCCGAAGGAGGCCATGAAGCCGTCGCCGAGGGTCTTAACTTCGGTGCCGCCGTGGCGCCGCAAGGCCTCGCGCACTATCGTCTCGTGCTCGCGCAGCACGGAACGCCCGCGCTCGTCACCGAGCCGGTGCATTAGCTCGGTGTGGTTTTCGAGGTCCGTGAACAGGATCGTGACGATGCTGCCGGGCAGGGCCCGAGGCGCCGTGTAACGCTCGCCCTCGTCCGAGAAGAACTCCTCGATGATCCGCATCACGCCGTCGGCGTCACCGGCGGTGTACATGAGCGCGTCGCCAGGCAAGAGCTGTAGTTGCGCCCCGCCGATCTGAGAGGCCAGGGCTATGCCGAGGTCAGATGCGAAGCGGCGCGCGTCTTTGCGATAGAGCAGCAGCGTCGGGCACTTCACGAGGGGCAGGTACGCGCTGACGTCGAACTGAGACTGGCCCTCGAGCCAGCGGGCCACGCCCGCCGCCGTCACCGAATCGCGCACCATCCGCGCCCAGAGACTCGATGACTCTGCGTTGTCCCAGCCGAAGGAGGTCCGGGCCAGCGTTTCCGTGTACACCTCCCAGCTCGCGTCCCGCAGAGAACGGACGGCGACGACCTGTGGCGTGGCGTGGTCCACGGCCCTCGCGTAGCCGTGCCAGAGGACCATCTTGCGCACGCGCTCCGCGTGGCGGGCGGCGTAGACGATGGCCGCAAGGGATGTGTGGTAGAAGCCGAAGATGAAGAAACTGTCGAGCCGTAGCTTGTCGACCACTGCCTCGAGGTCCAGGGCGTGTGCCTCCAGCGACAGGTCCGCGGCGTTTCGGTCCGACGACCCCGTCTCGCGGCCGTCGTAGCGGACGATG
It encodes:
- a CDS encoding SDR family NAD(P)-dependent oxidoreductase; its protein translation is MDEKRHSGRVAIVTGGGSGIGRATVLRLTGEGAIVFACDVDEAGLKETAEAAAEAGRQVTALAADITHQADVDRVVEAALAAHGRVDVLANVAGIMDWFLPAHEVDDETWERVMAVNVTGPMMLCRKVLPSMMERKSGAIVNIASVGGLGGGAAGVAYTVSKHGIIGLTRSIAWVYRGEGIRCNAICPGGVATNIGRTATPRSQWGLERLAPYHALAGGMAQPDEIATLLSWLASDEASNVNGAIITADRGWTAA
- a CDS encoding adenylate/guanylate cyclase domain-containing protein, with translation MDPVLHYARTSDGVGIAYTVHGSGPPIVFTTAAAFGNVVGEWRIPEVRRWYEKLARRFTIVRYDGRETGSSDRNAADLSLEAHALDLEAVVDKLRLDSFFIFGFYHTSLAAIVYAARHAERVRKMVLWHGYARAVDHATPQVVAVRSLRDASWEVYTETLARTSFGWDNAESSSLWARMVRDSVTAAGVARWLEGQSQFDVSAYLPLVKCPTLLLYRKDARRFASDLGIALASQIGGAQLQLLPGDALMYTAGDADGVMRIIEEFFSDEGERYTAPRALPGSIVTILFTDLENHTELMHRLGDERGRSVLREHETIVREALRRHGGTEVKTLGDGFMASFGSASRALDCAIEMQQTFAARNQRTPEPLHVRIGVNAGEPIAEDDDLFGSAVILAARTASKAKGGEIVVTDVVRQLAAGKGFLFSDLGETEMRGFEDPVRLYELRWS